A single region of the Halarsenatibacter silvermanii genome encodes:
- the recO gene encoding DNA repair protein RecO, giving the protein MAKKEITGVVLKDMDLGEDDLLVTFYTREEGLLRLAAPSSKKMTSDFSGMLQKFCWNDIEYYRKDSRSLGSISDLELRCQYAQIKNDLKKLSYGSYILEFIYKTGTEIAQPDYFGHLVRTLSLLMEAEIDVEVELKTIHAVFKLKALDFLGIRPRLQRCSDCQNYMSAEKFADGYKSSLSIRAGGVTCCQKPEISRGRMPIDLSSFKFLAESFSRGYEILLDERELTVDEDRLDYINRILDKFINYHLDLSLNSSRFLSLF; this is encoded by the coding sequence ATGGCGAAAAAGGAGATAACGGGTGTAGTATTAAAAGATATGGATCTGGGTGAGGACGATCTGCTGGTAACATTTTATACCAGGGAGGAGGGACTTTTGAGGCTGGCTGCTCCCTCTTCCAAGAAGATGACCTCTGATTTTTCTGGCATGCTGCAGAAATTTTGCTGGAATGATATCGAATATTACAGGAAGGATTCTAGAAGCCTGGGGAGCATCTCCGATCTTGAGCTGCGCTGTCAGTATGCACAGATAAAGAATGATCTCAAGAAACTCAGTTATGGCAGTTATATACTGGAATTTATTTATAAAACCGGCACAGAGATAGCGCAGCCAGATTACTTTGGCCATCTTGTCAGGACATTATCCCTGTTGATGGAGGCAGAAATCGACGTTGAAGTTGAGCTTAAGACTATTCACGCCGTCTTTAAACTAAAAGCCCTGGATTTTTTGGGAATTAGACCCCGGCTTCAGAGATGTTCGGACTGCCAGAATTATATGAGCGCGGAGAAATTTGCTGATGGCTACAAATCTTCTCTTTCCATCAGGGCGGGCGGTGTCACCTGCTGTCAGAAGCCTGAAATATCCCGGGGTAGAATGCCCATAGACCTTTCTAGCTTTAAATTTTTAGCCGAATCATTTTCCCGGGGTTATGAAATTTTGCTGGATGAAAGAGAACTCACTGTAGATGAAGACAGGCTGGATTATATCAACAGGATTTTGGATAAATTTATAAATTATCATCTCGACCTCTCCCTGAACTCCAGCAGATTTCTATCGCTTTTTTAA
- a CDS encoding PhoH family protein, whose product MVSNYHKARNLFGNLDKNIKMIEEELDVKLIARGSEINIEGLPEKVELARRTLEEMAKLLEEENTVSDRQLNYIIELLQDDNNLDFSSIFNEVIQVNHKGEEINPQTVGQKMYLEAMRKYDIVFSIGPAGTGKTYLAVVMAVKNLLNHRVDRIVLTRPAIEAGEELGFLPGDMQDKVDPYLRPLYDSLFDVLGPDKVREYLEKDIIEVAPLAYMRGRTLDDSFIILDEAQNTTTKQMKMMLTRIGFNSRAVITGDITQIDLPYNQKSGLGQVEEILKDIEGIEFVYLDETDVVRHNLVRKIITAYEEKENE is encoded by the coding sequence ATGGTCTCAAATTATCATAAAGCCAGAAATCTGTTCGGCAACCTCGATAAAAACATCAAAATGATCGAGGAAGAGCTGGATGTGAAATTGATTGCCAGAGGCAGCGAAATCAATATCGAAGGCCTCCCCGAAAAGGTAGAGCTGGCCCGTCGTACGCTGGAGGAGATGGCAAAATTGCTGGAAGAGGAAAATACTGTCTCTGATCGTCAGCTCAACTACATCATCGAGCTTTTGCAGGATGATAACAACCTGGACTTCTCCAGCATATTTAACGAGGTTATCCAGGTTAATCATAAAGGGGAGGAGATCAACCCTCAGACTGTCGGACAGAAAATGTACTTAGAAGCCATGAGAAAGTATGATATCGTTTTCTCGATCGGGCCGGCAGGAACAGGGAAAACCTATCTGGCAGTTGTCATGGCAGTTAAAAATTTACTAAATCACAGGGTCGATAGAATAGTTCTGACCCGGCCGGCTATAGAAGCCGGTGAGGAACTTGGTTTTCTGCCGGGTGATATGCAGGATAAAGTTGATCCCTATCTTAGACCTCTGTATGATTCTTTATTTGATGTACTCGGTCCCGATAAGGTCAGAGAATATCTGGAGAAAGATATAATCGAGGTTGCGCCGCTGGCCTATATGAGGGGAAGAACTCTTGATGATTCTTTTATCATTCTGGATGAAGCTCAAAATACAACCACAAAACAGATGAAGATGATGCTAACCCGGATAGGTTTCAATTCCCGGGCGGTAATTACCGGAGATATAACTCAGATAGACCTTCCCTACAATCAGAAATCAGGTCTGGGCCAGGTGGAAGAAATATTGAAAGATATAGAAGGCATAGAATTTGTCTATCTGGATGAAACCGATGTTGTGCGTCATAATCTGGTCCGCAAAATAATTACCGCCTATGAGGAGAAGGAAAATGAGTGA
- a CDS encoding histidine triad nucleotide-binding protein — MTDCIFCDIASGEMDADVVYEDDRIVAFEDANPQAPVHLLVIPKNHIESLEEVPEDEFDLIADIHKTIQKLARSEGIAESGYRVVNNCGEEGGQTVGHVHFHLLGGRELSWPPG; from the coding sequence ATGACGGATTGCATTTTTTGTGACATAGCTTCCGGAGAAATGGATGCCGATGTAGTATACGAGGACGATAGGATCGTTGCTTTTGAGGACGCCAATCCTCAGGCGCCGGTTCATCTGCTGGTAATACCCAAAAATCACATTGAATCACTTGAGGAAGTTCCTGAAGATGAGTTTGATCTTATAGCTGATATTCATAAGACCATTCAGAAGCTGGCCCGTTCGGAAGGGATAGCAGAAAGCGGTTACAGGGTGGTAAATAATTGTGGAGAAGAAGGCGGACAAACTGTCGGCCATGTCCATTTTCATCTTCTGGGAGGAAGAGAACTTTCCTGGCCGCCCGGATGA
- a CDS encoding cytidine deaminase, translated as MALEAGHLDEIIDEARKARENAYVPYSNFRVGAAVLTAGGELFTGCNVENAALGLTNCAERTAIFSAVASGHQDFAALAVIADTDRPVSPCGSCRQVLVEFNPEMEVIMASDGGEYRKTKASELLPYNFTAEDMK; from the coding sequence ATGGCTCTGGAAGCGGGGCATCTTGATGAAATCATCGATGAAGCCAGAAAAGCCAGAGAAAATGCTTATGTTCCTTACTCCAACTTTCGGGTCGGGGCAGCCGTTTTGACCGCCGGTGGAGAATTGTTTACAGGATGCAATGTGGAGAATGCCGCACTGGGCCTGACAAACTGCGCGGAAAGAACGGCTATATTTTCAGCCGTGGCTTCCGGGCATCAGGATTTTGCAGCCCTGGCAGTAATAGCTGACACAGATAGACCGGTATCTCCCTGCGGTTCCTGTCGGCAGGTTTTGGTAGAATTCAATCCTGAAATGGAAGTCATCATGGCTTCTGATGGAGGAGAGTACAGAAAAACAAAAGCTTCTGAATTACTGCCCTATAACTTCACTGCAGAGGACATGAAATAG
- the ybeY gene encoding rRNA maturation RNase YbeY, giving the protein MTINSQILISSQIDDFDLADERLAELKKLIKIILDRELEEAEEHPDCLEVSLTFVDDDRIEKLNKEYRDRQKPTDVLAFPLGEELLGEVIISIPRARDQAEDYNHSLFYEISFLTVHGVLHLLGYEHGDFETRSDMEEREKSYLSELDFFSD; this is encoded by the coding sequence GTGACTATTAATTCGCAGATTTTGATCAGCAGTCAGATAGATGATTTTGATCTCGCCGATGAGAGGCTCGCTGAGCTGAAAAAATTGATCAAAATCATTTTAGATCGGGAACTTGAAGAAGCTGAAGAACATCCTGACTGTCTTGAAGTCAGCCTTACTTTTGTGGATGATGACAGGATCGAGAAACTGAACAAAGAATATCGCGATAGACAAAAACCGACTGATGTGCTGGCCTTTCCTCTGGGAGAGGAGCTTCTGGGAGAAGTTATAATTTCTATTCCCAGGGCCAGAGATCAGGCTGAAGATTATAATCACTCCTTATTTTACGAGATTTCGTTTTTAACCGTACATGGAGTGCTGCATCTTCTGGGCTATGAACACGGTGATTTTGAGACTCGCTCTGATATGGAGGAAAGGGAGAAAAGTTATCTTTCAGAGCTCGACTTTTTTTCGGATTAG
- a CDS encoding DUF3048 domain-containing protein, protein MKNLNYMFNLCLPVSTGKIKSISLTFFLCGLLIIMMTVYFIPPISAGADHPPVLVVVDNHPSSQPQAGLNQADIVFEFLVEGGITRFLAGYNRDLPPQRVGPVRSLRPYMVKLTEGFDPVIFHAGGSSKAMENLEASSAESVNELIRPGYFWRDEGRKTPHNLYTGKEGITRAAEDMNLKRTSDNDIGQHLSFRGEGEAESKKHTVLAADDDELKRIELSFRGQNLTYEFDDDSGRFYRYTGGGPHRDETGEIINFKNLAVIFAPHKTIDEEGRKRIHLDSGGAAYFLTGRKSYKGTWDYDSQKDELRLDGVGADSSFAEHLESETWFHVLPEDAEMEIY, encoded by the coding sequence GTGAAAAATTTGAATTACATGTTCAATCTCTGTCTCCCGGTCAGCACGGGAAAAATTAAATCCATCAGTTTGACCTTTTTCCTGTGCGGACTTTTAATCATTATGATGACAGTTTATTTTATTCCCCCAATTTCTGCGGGGGCAGATCATCCTCCCGTACTGGTAGTGGTGGATAATCATCCTTCTTCTCAACCTCAGGCAGGCCTCAACCAGGCCGATATCGTATTTGAATTTCTGGTAGAAGGAGGCATAACCCGCTTTCTGGCCGGTTATAACAGAGATCTTCCTCCGCAGAGGGTCGGCCCTGTAAGAAGTCTTAGGCCTTATATGGTGAAACTCACCGAAGGCTTTGATCCGGTCATTTTCCATGCTGGCGGCAGCAGTAAAGCTATGGAAAATCTGGAGGCAAGCAGTGCTGAAAGTGTTAATGAATTGATCAGGCCGGGCTATTTCTGGAGAGATGAAGGCCGGAAAACACCTCACAATCTCTATACCGGGAAAGAAGGTATAACCAGAGCAGCTGAAGATATGAATCTGAAAAGAACTTCAGATAATGATATAGGTCAGCACCTATCATTCCGGGGAGAAGGGGAAGCAGAATCAAAAAAACATACTGTTCTGGCTGCCGATGATGATGAGTTAAAGCGGATAGAATTGAGTTTCAGAGGACAAAACCTGACCTATGAATTCGATGACGATTCCGGCCGCTTTTACCGCTATACTGGCGGTGGTCCACATCGGGATGAAACGGGGGAAATAATAAATTTTAAAAATCTGGCAGTTATATTTGCTCCCCACAAAACGATCGATGAGGAAGGCAGAAAGAGAATTCATTTAGATTCCGGAGGAGCAGCTTATTTTCTCACCGGAAGGAAATCTTATAAAGGAACATGGGATTATGACAGTCAGAAAGATGAGCTGCGGCTGGATGGTGTCGGTGCCGACAGCTCTTTTGCGGAGCATCTGGAGTCGGAAACCTGGTTTCATGTTCTGCCCGAAGATGCGGAAATGGAAATATATTAA
- a CDS encoding glycine--tRNA ligase subunit alpha, protein MIFQEIIFNLHEFWNDYGCVIEQPYDMEVGAGTMCPATFLGALGDDDWNTGYVQPSRRPQDGRYGENPNRVQRHYQYQVILKPSPEDVQDLYLASLENLGIEPRKHDIRFVEDNWEAPTLGAWGLGWEVWLDGMEITQFTYFQQVGGYDTDPVTVELTYGLERIAMYLQEKESVYDLEWVDDVTYGDIYYQNEYQQSCYNFDVADQSRLREMFNHSEKEAEGCLEENLPRPAYDYTLKCSHLFNVLDARGAISVTERTNYINRVRDLARGCASKYLSLNFEEEE, encoded by the coding sequence ATGATTTTTCAGGAGATCATTTTTAATCTGCATGAGTTCTGGAATGATTATGGCTGTGTCATAGAACAGCCTTATGATATGGAGGTTGGAGCAGGTACCATGTGTCCGGCAACTTTTCTGGGAGCTTTAGGTGATGATGACTGGAATACCGGCTATGTTCAGCCTTCTCGCCGACCTCAGGACGGTAGATACGGTGAAAATCCCAATCGGGTTCAGCGTCATTATCAATATCAGGTGATTTTAAAACCCTCTCCCGAAGATGTTCAGGATTTATATCTGGCCAGCCTGGAAAATCTGGGTATCGAACCCAGAAAACACGATATCAGGTTTGTCGAGGATAACTGGGAAGCTCCGACGCTGGGAGCCTGGGGGCTGGGCTGGGAGGTCTGGCTGGATGGTATGGAGATTACTCAGTTCACCTACTTTCAACAGGTGGGAGGATATGATACCGACCCTGTTACGGTCGAGCTAACCTACGGCCTGGAGAGGATAGCGATGTATCTTCAGGAGAAAGAAAGCGTCTATGATCTTGAATGGGTCGACGATGTTACCTATGGAGACATTTATTATCAGAACGAATACCAGCAGTCATGTTATAACTTTGATGTGGCAGATCAGTCCCGACTGCGGGAGATGTTTAACCACAGCGAAAAAGAAGCTGAGGGCTGTCTTGAGGAAAATCTGCCCCGGCCTGCCTATGATTATACACTCAAGTGCTCACATCTGTTCAACGTGCTCGATGCACGCGGCGCGATAAGCGTTACTGAACGCACCAACTACATCAATAGAGTAAGAGATCTAGCCCGCGGCTGCGCCAGCAAATATCTCAGTTTAAATTTTGAGGAGGAGGAGTAA
- the deoC gene encoding deoxyribose-phosphate aldolase, whose translation MAIKPKDMAKMIDHTLLKPQSTVEDVKKLCQEAHEHEFASVCVLPVYVPFASRRLEDSSVKVCTVIGFPLGGHTTETKSFEVRNAIKNGARELDMVMNISAFKSGSYDLVESDIKSVVEATNTAGVTSDIIVKVIIEACYLDEEEIEKASQIAKDAGADFIKTSTGFGDSGATPEAVSIMRKTVGRDLGVKAAGGIRDFSDALEMLDAGANRIGTSSGVNIVSEDEED comes from the coding sequence ATGGCTATAAAACCTAAAGATATGGCAAAAATGATCGATCACACATTGCTTAAACCTCAGAGCACGGTTGAGGATGTTAAAAAGCTCTGTCAGGAAGCTCATGAGCATGAATTTGCCTCGGTGTGCGTGCTTCCTGTTTATGTTCCTTTTGCCAGCCGCAGGCTGGAAGATAGTTCTGTAAAAGTCTGTACAGTTATCGGGTTTCCTCTGGGAGGACATACGACAGAGACCAAATCATTCGAGGTCAGGAATGCGATCAAAAATGGTGCCAGAGAGCTGGACATGGTAATGAATATTTCAGCCTTTAAATCCGGATCCTATGATCTGGTAGAATCGGATATTAAGTCAGTGGTTGAAGCCACCAATACTGCTGGTGTGACATCGGATATAATCGTAAAGGTGATTATAGAGGCCTGTTATCTGGACGAAGAAGAGATAGAAAAAGCATCACAGATTGCCAAAGATGCGGGAGCAGACTTTATAAAAACCTCCACAGGATTTGGCGATTCGGGAGCTACTCCAGAAGCCGTAAGCATTATGAGAAAAACTGTAGGAAGAGACCTGGGAGTTAAGGCTGCTGGCGGTATCAGAGATTTTTCTGATGCCCTTGAGATGCTCGATGCCGGTGCAAATCGTATTGGCACCAGTTCGGGTGTGAATATTGTTTCTGAAGATGAAGAGGATTAA
- the era gene encoding GTPase Era: MGEFKSGFVSVLGRPNVGKSSLINALIGEKAGIVSRRPQTTRRRSRAILTGDDFQAVFLDTPGVHKIKNKLDEFMLDEIEKSMSGIDLILLVCDVSEKFGPGDEFIYSRIESRDIPAVLILNKIDLLHEKELAERIENYEKNADMPIITCSARRGTGKENIMDFLRENLPEGPQYYPDGMYVDKIERELVEEFIREQIFELTWDEIPYGTAVRVEEFEEKEDIIYIRANIFVEQKSHKGMIIGEEGSMLRKIGKRARQEIEKMMQDKVYLDLWVKEKKDWRKKEKWMKNLGYEL; the protein is encoded by the coding sequence ATGGGAGAATTTAAATCCGGTTTTGTGTCCGTGCTGGGCCGTCCCAATGTGGGGAAGTCATCTTTAATAAATGCTCTGATTGGTGAAAAGGCAGGCATAGTTTCCAGAAGACCGCAGACTACCCGCCGCAGAAGCAGAGCTATACTTACCGGGGATGATTTTCAGGCTGTTTTTCTCGACACACCTGGCGTTCATAAGATCAAAAATAAGCTGGATGAATTCATGCTGGATGAAATAGAGAAGAGCATGAGCGGGATAGATTTAATACTGCTGGTCTGTGATGTCTCGGAGAAATTTGGTCCCGGTGATGAGTTCATTTATTCCCGAATTGAAAGTCGTGATATTCCTGCCGTGCTGATTCTGAATAAGATTGATCTTTTGCATGAGAAGGAACTGGCGGAGAGAATCGAAAATTACGAAAAGAATGCTGATATGCCGATTATCACCTGTTCGGCCCGCCGGGGAACAGGAAAAGAGAACATTATGGATTTTCTCAGGGAAAATTTGCCCGAAGGACCTCAGTATTACCCCGATGGTATGTACGTGGATAAAATTGAGAGGGAGCTTGTGGAGGAGTTTATAAGAGAGCAGATTTTTGAACTCACCTGGGATGAAATTCCCTATGGTACAGCTGTCAGGGTCGAAGAATTTGAAGAAAAAGAGGATATAATTTATATCAGAGCTAATATATTTGTCGAACAGAAAAGTCATAAGGGTATGATAATAGGTGAAGAAGGCAGCATGCTGAGGAAGATCGGGAAAAGAGCCCGGCAGGAGATAGAAAAAATGATGCAGGATAAAGTTTATCTCGATCTATGGGTCAAGGAGAAAAAAGACTGGCGAAAAAAAGAGAAATGGATGAAAAATTTAGGTTATGAACTTTGA
- a CDS encoding HD family phosphohydrolase — protein MSSLIDWLQENINIFSRARDLDPNVRKVIFGLLFCLLMLIILTASIIPTVSEFSVGEPSPVNVSAPADISVLDEETTEIRRELALSNVSAVFVENREALEIARDNLELEFSVLAEAAALEDGDQVESVLGEAGILLDTSQMDILRELTEEEVTGFREHVFGELERLYRGSLREGEMDRSLQDLKEFIGDIDLDENSQDLLFSRVEENLAPNMVIDEEATREREEEVLAGVQPVYQDFAQGELIVEEGELVSPVQYRALDDVGLSALEVSWLRFSGTVLYFLILTLIIIYYFKNHLTAIWRENNKLYLIETLIVILFMMAWISTLFEPDYIFYIVPVGMLSVLLTILLSTAPAVTATVYASLLLPILFDMNYNVAVVAFISGMIGIYSVAEINQRSDLIKAGFNISGVLVFTVIMLNFIQPAFTLLDIILLAGMGALNGLLVAILANGLLPYLENIFNLTSAVKLLELSNPNQPLLKRLLVEAPGTYHHSMVVGNLAETAADNIGADSLLVRVGAYYHDIGKLKRPYFFADNQFGGENPHDDINPNLSSLIIKSHVKDGVKMAKNHDLPRAVIDLIEQHQGTNLISFFYQEAARENNHSVAEESNFRYDGPKPQSKEAAILMLSDIVEAAVRSKNFDKTDPNRIENLVRGLIREKLLENQLDESELTLQELDTIAESFTKILTGIYHQRVEYPEDLEEEFQDVEGE, from the coding sequence ATGAGCAGTTTAATAGATTGGCTGCAGGAAAATATTAATATTTTTTCCCGGGCTCGGGACCTGGACCCCAATGTGAGAAAAGTAATTTTTGGGCTGCTCTTCTGCCTTCTGATGCTCATAATCCTCACTGCCAGCATCATCCCTACAGTTTCCGAGTTTTCGGTGGGTGAACCCAGCCCTGTAAATGTATCCGCTCCTGCTGATATATCTGTGCTTGATGAAGAAACAACAGAAATAAGGCGCGAATTGGCCTTGAGCAATGTTTCTGCAGTTTTCGTGGAGAATAGGGAGGCACTTGAGATTGCCCGCGACAATCTGGAATTGGAATTTTCGGTCCTGGCAGAAGCAGCTGCCCTGGAGGACGGAGATCAGGTGGAAAGCGTTCTGGGTGAGGCGGGCATATTGCTGGACACCTCGCAGATGGACATCTTAAGGGAGCTAACAGAAGAGGAAGTAACTGGTTTTAGAGAACATGTTTTTGGCGAACTGGAAAGACTTTATCGGGGATCTCTCAGAGAGGGAGAGATGGATCGTTCTCTGCAGGACTTAAAAGAGTTTATAGGAGATATAGACCTGGATGAGAACAGTCAGGATTTACTCTTCAGCAGGGTTGAAGAAAATCTAGCCCCCAATATGGTTATAGACGAAGAGGCCACCCGGGAGAGGGAAGAAGAAGTGCTTGCCGGCGTGCAGCCTGTTTATCAAGATTTTGCTCAGGGAGAATTAATAGTCGAAGAAGGAGAATTAGTTTCGCCTGTACAATATCGGGCTCTTGATGATGTTGGTCTTTCAGCCCTGGAAGTCAGCTGGTTGAGATTTTCAGGCACAGTTCTGTATTTTTTAATATTGACTCTGATCATAATCTATTATTTTAAAAACCATCTGACAGCGATCTGGCGGGAAAACAACAAACTTTACCTTATAGAGACACTGATAGTTATTCTGTTTATGATGGCCTGGATATCGACGCTTTTTGAGCCCGATTATATATTTTACATCGTGCCGGTGGGTATGCTTTCGGTGCTTTTGACGATACTCCTGTCCACAGCTCCCGCGGTTACAGCTACCGTGTATGCTTCGCTTCTGCTGCCGATACTTTTTGATATGAATTATAATGTGGCCGTCGTAGCTTTTATATCCGGCATGATCGGTATCTATAGCGTTGCTGAAATAAATCAGAGAAGCGATCTGATCAAAGCCGGTTTCAATATCAGCGGGGTTCTGGTCTTCACGGTAATAATGCTGAATTTTATTCAGCCCGCCTTTACCCTGCTGGATATCATACTGCTGGCGGGAATGGGAGCCCTGAACGGTCTGCTCGTGGCCATTTTGGCCAACGGATTACTTCCCTATCTTGAGAATATATTTAATTTGACCTCGGCGGTTAAACTTCTCGAACTTTCCAATCCCAACCAGCCTCTGTTAAAAAGACTTCTCGTAGAAGCACCTGGCACCTACCATCACAGTATGGTGGTGGGTAATCTTGCGGAAACTGCGGCGGATAATATAGGTGCTGATTCCCTTCTGGTCAGGGTGGGAGCTTATTATCATGATATAGGCAAGCTAAAAAGACCCTACTTTTTTGCGGACAATCAATTCGGAGGTGAAAATCCTCACGATGATATCAACCCCAACTTAAGTTCATTGATCATAAAATCTCATGTCAAAGATGGGGTCAAAATGGCAAAAAATCATGATCTTCCCAGAGCTGTAATAGATTTAATAGAACAGCATCAGGGAACGAACCTGATTTCATTTTTCTATCAGGAAGCAGCCAGGGAGAATAATCATTCAGTTGCCGAAGAATCGAACTTCAGATATGATGGTCCCAAGCCTCAATCAAAAGAAGCAGCTATTCTTATGCTTTCTGATATTGTGGAAGCTGCTGTGAGATCAAAAAACTTTGATAAAACCGACCCCAATAGAATAGAGAATCTGGTGCGGGGATTGATCAGAGAAAAACTCCTGGAAAATCAGCTGGATGAATCGGAGCTCACTCTGCAGGAGCTCGATACTATCGCCGAGAGTTTTACCAAAATATTGACCGGGATTTATCACCAGAGGGTGGAGTATCCCGAAGATCTGGAGGAAGAATTTCAGGATGTGGAGGGAGAATAG
- a CDS encoding hemolysin family protein, whose product MVWQVILLLVLFFLSGFFSGSETAFMAASRVKVKDQVNKGDEKAALVDKLLEDEIRLLSTILIGNNLVNIAASAIATSISIEIFGRSGVGIATGVMTFLILIFGEITPKSLGNNRSLKYARTVAPFLIWLERLFSPFVSFFSWLIKIIIGAENVMSAAFLTEEEIRRFVNVGEKEGAIKETESEMIHSIFDFDDIMVREIMVPRTEMVCVERGAPVNKIVELAVEYGYSRIPVYEGTVDDIVGLVYVKDLLVMLLEESPPKLEDLDLEDFIKPIYFIPESKPINQLLNEMRRRQEHMAIVLDEYGGTSGLITIEDLLEEIVGDIRDEFDPAEKEIEPVGEHELIVQGGVDIDKINEYLPEPLGDEETYETISGYILHQLGYFPRESEKIVRGSLELEVMATTEHRIKKVRIKTEDPLEKLTYI is encoded by the coding sequence ATGGTCTGGCAGGTAATCCTGCTGCTTGTTTTATTTTTCCTTTCGGGATTTTTCTCGGGATCAGAAACAGCCTTCATGGCTGCCAGCAGGGTAAAGGTAAAAGATCAGGTGAATAAAGGAGACGAGAAAGCCGCTCTGGTAGATAAACTGCTGGAAGATGAAATCAGGCTTTTAAGCACCATACTCATCGGAAATAATCTGGTCAACATCGCTGCTTCAGCGATAGCTACATCAATTTCCATCGAAATTTTTGGCAGAAGCGGAGTCGGCATTGCTACCGGGGTTATGACCTTTCTAATATTGATCTTCGGAGAGATCACACCTAAATCTCTGGGCAATAACAGATCCCTGAAATATGCCCGGACAGTTGCCCCCTTTTTGATCTGGCTGGAAAGATTGTTTTCGCCTTTCGTCAGCTTTTTTTCCTGGCTGATCAAGATCATAATTGGAGCTGAAAACGTTATGTCGGCTGCTTTTCTCACGGAGGAGGAGATTCGCCGATTCGTCAACGTTGGGGAAAAAGAGGGAGCTATAAAAGAGACGGAAAGCGAAATGATCCACAGCATCTTTGATTTTGATGATATAATGGTGAGGGAGATCATGGTTCCTCGTACTGAAATGGTCTGCGTGGAAAGAGGTGCTCCGGTTAATAAAATCGTCGAACTCGCCGTAGAATACGGTTATTCGCGCATACCAGTCTATGAGGGAACTGTAGATGACATTGTCGGCCTGGTTTATGTTAAGGATCTTCTGGTTATGCTGCTGGAAGAATCGCCGCCTAAACTGGAAGATCTAGATCTGGAAGATTTTATCAAGCCGATCTATTTTATACCGGAAAGCAAGCCGATCAATCAGTTATTGAACGAGATGAGAAGACGGCAGGAGCATATGGCTATTGTCCTCGATGAATACGGAGGCACTTCGGGTTTGATAACTATAGAGGATCTTTTGGAGGAGATAGTCGGCGATATCAGAGATGAGTTTGATCCGGCAGAAAAAGAAATTGAGCCCGTTGGTGAGCACGAACTTATAGTTCAGGGCGGCGTGGATATAGACAAAATAAATGAATATTTGCCTGAGCCTCTGGGGGATGAGGAGACCTACGAAACCATAAGCGGTTATATTCTTCATCAGCTCGGTTATTTTCCCAGAGAAAGCGAGAAGATAGTCAGGGGCAGTCTGGAACTGGAAGTAATGGCTACCACTGAACATCGCATTAAAAAAGTGAGGATAAAAACAGAAGATCCGCTGGAAAAACTGACTTACATATAG